In Aeromicrobium sp. A1-2, the DNA window GCGCGACGAGTTCGCGATCGCGACGAAGTTCGCCTCCGAGATCTCCGAGGCGGGTGAGCGGGGACCGGTCAACGGGAGCCCGGCCTACGCGCGGACTGCGCTCGAGCGTTCGCTGCGCCACCTCGGCATGGAGACCATCGACCTGTACTACCTGCACCGGATCGACCCCCATGTGCCGATCGAGGAGACGATCGGGGCGATGGCCGAGTTCGTCACGGAGGGCAAGGTTCGCTATCTGGGTGTCTCCGAGGCGGCACCCGACACGATCCGTCGTGCCCACGCAACGCACCCACTGACCGCGGTGCAGACCGAGTACTCGCTGTTCGAGCGGAGCCCCGAGGTCAACGGTGTGCTCGACACGACGCGTGAGCTCGGCATCGAGTTCGTCGCGTACTCCCCGCTGGGGCGCGGACTCCTGACCGGCGCGATCGCCTCGGCCGACGAGCTCGCGGCTGACGACTTCCGCAGGGCTAGCCCGCGATTCGCCGACGGCAACATGGCCCAGAACCTCGCCGTGGTCCAGCAGGTCAGGGCGCTCGCCGAGGCCAAGGGGGTCACGCCGGCCCAGCTTGCGCTGGCCTGGCTGGCGCACCAGGACGGGGTCGTGTCGATACCAGGAACGAAGCGGCGCAAGTACCTCGAGGAGAACGCCGCGGCCGTCGACGTGGACCTGTCCGGCGACGAGCTGGCGGCCCTGGCTGATGCGGCGCCGGTCGGAGTGAGCGCGGGTGAGCGCTATCCCGAGGCGGGCATGAAGCAGGTCCACATCTGATCAGCCCTTGGCGTGGCGCAGGACCCAGTCGACGAAGGGGCCTGCGTCGCGCCAGTCGGCGCGCACCCGGTCCAGCAGCTCCGGGGTGTGGATGATCGGCTCGAAGCCGTAGTCCTTGGACAGATTCATCGACTTGTGCCGCAGGAGCGCGATGCGCGGATGGTCGACGTCGTAGCCGCGGGGCGCGGTCTTGAGCCTGTCGCCGCCGAGCTCCCACCCGTGGGCCTGCATCGTGGCCAGGATCTCCTCGAGCTCGCCGCCGCGCCGCTTCTCGACGATCGCGTCGCGGATGCTGGCCAGGCGCGCAGGGGACGCGTCGTAGTAGCCGACCCCGACCCGCACACCGGGCGCCCCGACCTGCACGTAGTAGCCCGTCGACGGGCCCTTCGGCACGAATGCGCCCTGATGTGTCTTGTAGGGCGTCTTGTCCTTGGCGAACCGCACGTCGCGGTAGGGGCGGAAGATCTTCGGGTCCCCGAACTCGTCAGCGAGTGCCGTGGTCAACGCCTTCATGGGGGCGGCGACCGCGGCATCGTACGTCGGCTTGTGGGCCTCCCAGAACAGCTTCGTGTTGTCCATCTCGAGATCGTCGTAGAAGTCGAGGGCAGCCTCGGGGAAGCCAGTGAAGTCGGGCACATTGTCGAGGATACGGACCCCCGACCCGCCCTCCCCAAGATGTGGGCACTTCCCGGGTTTTGGGGGCGACCGTTTCCCCGAGACGTGCCCGCATCTGCGGTTGTGCACACATCTGGAGGCGCTGGTAGGTCGTCAACAGGCTGGGCCGGGCAGGCTGGTTCCGTACGCCCTGGCGGGTGACGGTCGACGTCATGTACGCGATCCCGCCCCATCTGCTCGACGGCCCGTTCAGGGTTGCGGACGCCGTGGGTTCCGGACTGCCGGAGGACGTGCTCCGCGGGGCGCGATTCACCCGCCTGCTCAGAGGCGTCTACGTCCGGGCTGGTCACCCGATGAACCTGCCCACCTGGCTCCGGGCTGCGCTTCTCGTCCTGCCCGCCGACGCCGTCGTGAGCCACGTGACGGCGATGCATCTCTACGGACTCGACGTCGGGCCAGCCTGGCCGCTCCACTTCTCGACGAATGGATCCACCCACACGCGGCACCAGCAGCTGCGACTTCATCGTCGCAAAGGACGGCTGACACCCCACGACATCCGCGGCCTGCCGGTCACGGGACCCGATCGGACGTTGGTCGACATTGCCACGAAGGTCGGGCTCGTCGAGCTGATCCAGGCGATCGAATGGATGCTGCACCAACGCCTCACGACGCTCGACGAGCTGGTCTCGTACGCGCACGCCCGGCACCTCGACGGCGTGCGACGCGTGCGCAGGTTGCTTCCCCTGGTGAGGGTGGGGGTGGAGTCGCCACTTGAGACCGTTGTGCGTCTCATGATCGTGTTCGCGCGGCTGCCCGAGCCGGAGTGCAACGTGCAGATCCGGTCTACCGATGGTCGGTTCCTGGCGCGCGGCGATCTGGTCTACCTGCGCTGGAAGGTCTTGGTCGAGTACGACGGCTGGCAGCACGAGCGCGATGGGGGTCAGCGGCAGCACGACCGCGAGCGGCGCGAACGACTCGAGGCAGAGGGCTGGCGCGTCATCGTGGTGACCGCCGAGGACCTGAAGGACAAGGCCGAGGTCGTCCGGCGGATCCATGCTGCGCTGGCGCAGCGCGGCTATGCGGGCTCGGCGCCGGTGCTCAGCATCATGTGGACCCGCTGGTTCGCTTGACCCACCGCACGATGTGGGCACATCCCAGATGTGGGCACTTCCCGGGTATTCCGCGCGGCGGAATCCCCGGCTTGTGCCCACATCTTGCGGAGGGCGGTCAGGGGACGAGCAGGACCTTGCCGGTGGCGCGGCGCTCGTCGAGCGTCAGCAGCGCTTGGGCGGTCTCCTCGAGCGGGAACGTCGGGCCGACGACAGGCTGCAGTGCTCCGCTCTCCAGGTGCGGGACGAGCGCGGCCCACTCCTTGGCGATGTGACCGGGACGCTTGAACACGTAGGCCCCCCATCCGACGCCGACGACCGAGACGTTGTTGAGCAGCAGCCGGTTGACCTTGACCGTCGGGATCTCGCCGGCCGTGAAGCCGATGACCAGCAGGCGTCCGTCGTCGTCCAGACAGCGCAGCGAGTCGGTGAACCGGTCGCCGCCCACGGGGTCGACGACGATGTCGACGCTGCCGGTCTCCTTGACGGCGTCCTTGAAGCCCTCGGCCAGCACGAACTCATCCGCTCCGGCCGCGAGCGCGATGGCGCCCTTCTCGGCGGTCGAGGTCACGGCGACGACCCGGCCGGCACCGAACGCCTTGGCGACCTGGATCGCGGCGGTGCCGATGCCTCCGGCCGCACCGTGCACGAGCACGGACTCGCCAGCCTGCATGTTCCCACGCTCGATCAGGGCGAAGTACGCAGTGCCGTAGTTGAAGATGATCGAAGCGCCCTGCTCGTACGAGATGGCGTCGGGCAGCGGGAATGTCATGTCCGCCGGTGCCAGCGCCTCCTCGGCGAAGCCGCCGAGCATGCACAGTGCGGCAACCCGGTCACCCGGCGCGAACCCGGATCCGTCCGGCGCGCTGATGACCTCGCCGGCGATCTCGGCACCCGGCGTGAACGGGAGATCTGGCTTGAGCTGGTAGAGCCCACGGCTCTGCAGCACCTCGGGAAACGCGACGCCGGCGGCGCGCACGCGGATCAAGACCTGGTCGGGACCGGCCTCGGGAGACGGGAGGTCGACGACCTCGACTGCGGAGGGACCTTCGAGCGTGGTGATCTGGACTGCCTTCATGTCCGCGACCCTAGCGCACCAACTAAGCGGATGCTTAGTTGCGAGGTTCTGCGCCGATGCCCGCGGCGTGGCTCACGACCCGCAGGGGACAATGCAGGGATGCGCCTCATCGACCTCCTGCCGTCCGGCACGACGACCGACGAGGATGTCGTCTACGACGCGATCACTCAGTGGGTCGACGACCGCGGACTGACCCTCTATCCCGCGCAGGACGAGGCGATTCTGGAGTGCGTCGCCGGGTCCAACGTGATCCTCGCGACGCCGACCGGGTCAGGCAAGAGCCTCGTCGCAACCGGGGCGATGGCCGCCGCGCTCGCACGGGGGGAGTGCAGCGTCTACACCGCGCCGATCAAGGCGTTGGTGAGTGAAAAGTTCTTCGACCTGTGCGAGATATTCGGTGCAGACAACGTCGGCATGGTGACGGGTGACGCCGCGGTCAACGCCGACGCCCCGATCATCGCCGCCACCGCCGAGATCCTCGCCAACATGGCCCTGCGCGAAGGTGCCAGTGCCGACATCGGGCTCGTCGTGATGGATGAGTTCCACTTCTATGCCGACCCTGATCGCGGCTGGGCCTGGCAGGTCCCGCTGATCGAGCTGCCGCGCGCACAGTTCCTGCTGATGTCGGCGACGCTCGGCGACACGACGAAGCTCGAGGCCGATCTGGCCAGGCGTACGGGCCGCGAGACCACGGTCGTCGCCTCGAGCGAGCGGCCCGTGCCGCTGGTCAGCGAGTACGTCACCTCGCCCGTGCAGGAGACCCTCGAGCAGCTGATTGAGACGGGTCAGACGCCGGTGTACGTCGTGCACTTCACCCAGCTCTCGGCCCTCGAGCGCGCGCAGGCGCTGACGAGCATCAAGGTCGCGACCCGCGAGGAACGCGACCTGATCGCCGAAGCGCTGGGCGACTTCCGGTTCTCGTCGGCATTCGGCAAGACACTCTCTCGGCTCATCCGGATGGGCGTCGGCGTCCACCACGCGGGCATGCTGCCCCGCTATCGCCGGCTCGTCGAGACGCTGACCCAGCGGGGCCTGCTCAAGGTCGTGTGCGGCACGGACACCCTCGGCGTGGGCATCAACGTCCCGATCCGGACCGTCCTGTTCAGTGGGCTCTCGAAGTACGACGGCACCCGGCAGCGGCAGCTCCAGGTGCGCGAGTTTCAGCAGATCGCCGGCCGGGCCGGTCGCGCCGGCTACGACACGATCGGTCACGTCGTCGTCGAGGCGCCCGAGCACGACATCGAGAACGCCCGACTGGTGCGCAAGGCCGGTGACGACCCGAAAAAGCTGCGCAGGGTCAACCGCAAGAAGGCCCCTGAAGGATTCGTCTCGTGGGGTCAGGGCACCTTCGAGAAGCTGTCGACCGGCACACCTGAGTCGCTCGTGTCCCGCATGAAGGTCAGCCACGCGATGGTGCTCGACGTCATCTCCCGACCCGGTGACGCGCGGGCTTCGCTCGAACGGCTCCTGCGCGAGAGTGGCGAGACCGAGGAGTCGCAGGATCGGATGCTCGCCGAGGTCGACGAGATCATTGCGGCGTTGCTGGCCGGGGAGGTCGTCGAGAGCATCGACCCACCCGACGCGGAGGGCCGTACGCTCCAGCTGACGATCGACCTGCAGGCCAACTTCGCCCTCAACCAGCCGCTGTCACCGTTCGCGGTCGCCGCGTTCGAGCTGTTCGACCGGGAGTCGCCGACGTACGCGCTCGACATCGTCTCGGTCGTCGAGTCGACGCTGGATGATCCGCGTCCGATCGTCAATGCTCAGCGGCATCGCGCGCGGGGCGAGGCGATCAACGAGATGAAGATGGACGGCATCGAGTACGACGAGCGGATGGAGCTGCTCGAGGAGATCACGCACCCCAAGCCACTGGAGGAGATGCTGACCGCGGCGTACGAGACGTATCGCGGTGGTCATCCGTGGGTTGCTGACCACGAGCTCCGGCCCAAGTCGGTCGTCCGCGAGATGTGGGAGCGGGCGATGACGTTCTCCGAGCTGATCGGCGACTATCAGCTCGCGCGATCCGAAGGGATGGTCCTGCGCTACCTCTCGGACGTCTACAAGACCCTGGGGCGGACGGTCCCCGAGCGAGTCCGCAATGATGAGCTGGAGGACCTGACCGAGTGGCTCGGCGAGCTCGTACGGCAGACCGACTCGAGCCTCCTGGACGAGTGGGAAGAGCTCATCAATCCCACGACTGACCCGGCCGAGGTCCGCGCCAAGGCCGACGGCAACGCTCCCCCGAGGCCCGTCACGGGCAACGCGCGGGCGTTCCGCGTCCTGGTCCGCAATGCGATGTTCCGCCGGGTCGAGCTCGCGGCCTTCGGCCGGTGGACCGCGCTGGCCGAGCTCGACGGCGAGGACGGCTGGGACGCCGCCGCGTGGATGGAGGCGATGGCGGCCTATCGCGAGGAGTACGACTCGATCGGCACCGGCCCGGGCTCGCGTGGCCCGGACCTGTTCATGGTCGAGGAGGGCGCGACAACCTGGACCGTCCGGCAGACCTTCGACGACCCCGAGGGTGACCGGGACTGGGGCATCACGGCCCAGGTCGACCTGGCCGAGAGCGACGAGATCGGCGAAGCCGCCGTCACGGTCCTCGAAGTCGGCCCGCGCTGATCACATCCCACTCAGCGGGAAGTGAGCTGCAGCGGGGCCTTGTCACCGGGCACGTTGGTGATGTTGCGCAGGTAGTTGGGGGCAGGCTTGGTCGCCGACACCTCGTAGCGCTGCAGCACCTCGCGCAGCACGACGGTGCCTTCCATCAGCGAGAACGCCGCACCGATGCACCGGCGCACGCCGCCGCCGAACGGCAGCCACATGTTGGGTGAGATCTTCTCGTCGATGAAGCGCTCCGGGATGTACTCGTGCGCGTCGGCCCAGTTCTCGTCGCGGCTGTGGGCCAGCATGATCGACGGCGCGACGGTGACGCCCCGGGGCAGCAGCCGGCCACCGACGACCTGGTCGCTCTTGAGAGTCCGGGCCACGAAGTCGATGATCGGGTGCACCCGCATGGCTTCCTTGAGGCAGGCCTCGAGGTACGCGTCGTCGCCGGTGTCCGCGGCGACCAGCGCCTTGGCCAGGACGTCCGGA includes these proteins:
- a CDS encoding DUF559 domain-containing protein encodes the protein MTVDVMYAIPPHLLDGPFRVADAVGSGLPEDVLRGARFTRLLRGVYVRAGHPMNLPTWLRAALLVLPADAVVSHVTAMHLYGLDVGPAWPLHFSTNGSTHTRHQQLRLHRRKGRLTPHDIRGLPVTGPDRTLVDIATKVGLVELIQAIEWMLHQRLTTLDELVSYAHARHLDGVRRVRRLLPLVRVGVESPLETVVRLMIVFARLPEPECNVQIRSTDGRFLARGDLVYLRWKVLVEYDGWQHERDGGQRQHDRERRERLEAEGWRVIVVTAEDLKDKAEVVRRIHAALAQRGYAGSAPVLSIMWTRWFA
- a CDS encoding aldo/keto reductase; protein product: MKSTTWGSQGLEASVQGLGARGMSAFYGERDDVESAATLNRALDLGITLIDTAEIYGPWTNEILIASAIGHRRDEFAIATKFASEISEAGERGPVNGSPAYARTALERSLRHLGMETIDLYYLHRIDPHVPIEETIGAMAEFVTEGKVRYLGVSEAAPDTIRRAHATHPLTAVQTEYSLFERSPEVNGVLDTTRELGIEFVAYSPLGRGLLTGAIASADELAADDFRRASPRFADGNMAQNLAVVQQVRALAEAKGVTPAQLALAWLAHQDGVVSIPGTKRRKYLEENAAAVDVDLSGDELAALADAAPVGVSAGERYPEAGMKQVHI
- a CDS encoding NADPH:quinone oxidoreductase family protein; its protein translation is MKAVQITTLEGPSAVEVVDLPSPEAGPDQVLIRVRAAGVAFPEVLQSRGLYQLKPDLPFTPGAEIAGEVISAPDGSGFAPGDRVAALCMLGGFAEEALAPADMTFPLPDAISYEQGASIIFNYGTAYFALIERGNMQAGESVLVHGAAGGIGTAAIQVAKAFGAGRVVAVTSTAEKGAIALAAGADEFVLAEGFKDAVKETGSVDIVVDPVGGDRFTDSLRCLDDDGRLLVIGFTAGEIPTVKVNRLLLNNVSVVGVGWGAYVFKRPGHIAKEWAALVPHLESGALQPVVGPTFPLEETAQALLTLDERRATGKVLLVP
- a CDS encoding DUF2461 domain-containing protein, giving the protein MPDFTGFPEAALDFYDDLEMDNTKLFWEAHKPTYDAAVAAPMKALTTALADEFGDPKIFRPYRDVRFAKDKTPYKTHQGAFVPKGPSTGYYVQVGAPGVRVGVGYYDASPARLASIRDAIVEKRRGGELEEILATMQAHGWELGGDRLKTAPRGYDVDHPRIALLRHKSMNLSKDYGFEPIIHTPELLDRVRADWRDAGPFVDWVLRHAKG
- a CDS encoding RNA helicase, with translation MRLIDLLPSGTTTDEDVVYDAITQWVDDRGLTLYPAQDEAILECVAGSNVILATPTGSGKSLVATGAMAAALARGECSVYTAPIKALVSEKFFDLCEIFGADNVGMVTGDAAVNADAPIIAATAEILANMALREGASADIGLVVMDEFHFYADPDRGWAWQVPLIELPRAQFLLMSATLGDTTKLEADLARRTGRETTVVASSERPVPLVSEYVTSPVQETLEQLIETGQTPVYVVHFTQLSALERAQALTSIKVATREERDLIAEALGDFRFSSAFGKTLSRLIRMGVGVHHAGMLPRYRRLVETLTQRGLLKVVCGTDTLGVGINVPIRTVLFSGLSKYDGTRQRQLQVREFQQIAGRAGRAGYDTIGHVVVEAPEHDIENARLVRKAGDDPKKLRRVNRKKAPEGFVSWGQGTFEKLSTGTPESLVSRMKVSHAMVLDVISRPGDARASLERLLRESGETEESQDRMLAEVDEIIAALLAGEVVESIDPPDAEGRTLQLTIDLQANFALNQPLSPFAVAAFELFDRESPTYALDIVSVVESTLDDPRPIVNAQRHRARGEAINEMKMDGIEYDERMELLEEITHPKPLEEMLTAAYETYRGGHPWVADHELRPKSVVREMWERAMTFSELIGDYQLARSEGMVLRYLSDVYKTLGRTVPERVRNDELEDLTEWLGELVRQTDSSLLDEWEELINPTTDPAEVRAKADGNAPPRPVTGNARAFRVLVRNAMFRRVELAAFGRWTALAELDGEDGWDAAAWMEAMAAYREEYDSIGTGPGSRGPDLFMVEEGATTWTVRQTFDDPEGDRDWGITAQVDLAESDEIGEAAVTVLEVGPR